Proteins encoded in a region of the Methylosinus trichosporium OB3b genome:
- a CDS encoding L,D-transpeptidase, which translates to MTSFLPPRIALAFLLALALAAPAAASPFDRGPVADFINQFRIQSIPRQTVVWKHPQYPRGSVVVSTKERRLYYVVSRNRAVEYGVGVGREGFEWAGVKTITAKREWPDWRPPEAMLKRRPDLPRHMEGGMDNPLGARAMYLGSSQYRIHGSNEPDTMGAAVSSGCIRMTNADVVDLYDRVKVGTRVFVLP; encoded by the coding sequence ATGACTTCGTTCCTGCCACCGCGCATCGCCCTCGCCTTTCTCCTCGCCCTCGCCCTCGCCGCCCCCGCCGCCGCGAGCCCTTTCGATCGCGGACCGGTCGCCGATTTCATCAATCAGTTCCGCATCCAATCCATCCCGAGGCAGACGGTGGTGTGGAAGCATCCGCAATATCCCAGGGGCTCGGTGGTGGTCTCCACAAAGGAGCGGCGGCTCTATTATGTGGTGAGCCGCAATCGGGCGGTCGAATATGGCGTCGGCGTCGGGCGCGAGGGGTTCGAATGGGCGGGGGTGAAGACCATCACCGCCAAGCGCGAATGGCCCGACTGGCGCCCGCCCGAGGCCATGCTGAAACGCCGGCCGGACTTGCCGCGCCATATGGAGGGCGGCATGGACAATCCGCTCGGGGCCCGCGCGATGTATCTGGGGTCGAGCCAATATCGCATTCACGGCTCCAATGAGCCGGACACGATGGGCGCCGCCGTCTCCTCCGGCTGCATCCGCATGACCAACGCCGATGTGGTGGACCTCTATGATCGGGTGAAGGTCGGGACGCGGGTGTTCGTGCTGCCGTGA
- a CDS encoding triphosphoribosyl-dephospho-CoA synthase — protein sequence MVDAAQVGRAFVAACEAELAAPKPGNVHIYADGHGMEARHFIDSAQAAAPHLCAEGASVGRRIFAAIEATWARVHCNTNLGIILLCAPLAHAAQRSGPGGLREKLGATLAALDRDDADLAFRAIALASPAGLGASAEHDVRAPAMVGLGEAMALAAPRDRVAHQYVTGYADIFELGQETIARARARGDDGPMTTLRLFMAFASRFPDSHIARKFGVDAARFVMERMAETASRLETIDERDAAFALALEFDRVLKKIEYNPGTSADLTVAALFADSLLSILPNVHKNG from the coding sequence ATGGTTGACGCTGCGCAGGTCGGCCGGGCCTTCGTCGCAGCCTGCGAGGCCGAGCTCGCGGCGCCCAAGCCTGGCAATGTCCATATATATGCGGACGGCCATGGCATGGAGGCGCGGCATTTCATCGACAGCGCCCAGGCGGCCGCGCCGCATCTTTGCGCGGAGGGGGCGAGCGTCGGCCGCCGCATCTTCGCCGCCATCGAAGCGACATGGGCGCGCGTCCACTGCAACACCAATCTCGGCATTATACTCTTATGCGCGCCGCTCGCTCATGCGGCGCAGCGCTCAGGACCCGGCGGCTTGCGCGAGAAGCTCGGCGCGACGCTGGCCGCGCTCGATCGAGACGACGCCGATCTCGCCTTTCGCGCCATTGCGCTGGCGTCTCCCGCCGGGCTCGGCGCGAGCGCGGAGCATGATGTGCGGGCGCCGGCGATGGTCGGACTCGGCGAGGCGATGGCGCTCGCCGCGCCGCGCGACCGTGTCGCGCATCAATATGTCACCGGCTACGCCGACATTTTCGAGCTCGGGCAGGAGACGATCGCACGCGCGCGCGCGCGCGGCGATGACGGTCCGATGACGACTCTGCGATTGTTCATGGCCTTCGCGAGTCGATTTCCCGACAGCCATATCGCGCGCAAATTCGGCGTCGACGCTGCGCGCTTCGTCATGGAGCGGATGGCGGAGACAGCCTCGCGTCTCGAGACGATCGATGAAAGAGACGCGGCGTTCGCGCTGGCGCTGGAATTCGATCGTGTTTTAAAAAAAATCGAGTATAATCCAGGAACCAGCGCCGATCTCACAGTCGCGGCGCTTTTTGCCGATTCTCTTCTCTCCATCTTGCCGAACGTTCACAAAAATGGTTGA
- a CDS encoding right-handed parallel beta-helix repeat-containing protein — translation MLASFASKNLRSALLAILPCAIAAPALAASPVTYVSASGSDSGGCATAASACRTFAYAIGQTSAGGDMKAIDAGDFGPFTINKAISVTGAPGASAGQSGPFDVITVAAAVTDSVNISGLVIQGLNNTGYIGVKVNSAGLVTIKNCHLRNLKGNGVFIQASGAVGGKVRYLIEDTTIAKVAGHGISLSAINNVADGVINRVSISGAGSAGIASEKFSYGDVTDTTVVNSGVGFKAGSDGWIQLARSTATANNTGLLIDPNAYGVFSFGNNLIYHNGSNISGGVPTVLQLK, via the coding sequence ATGCTCGCTTCCTTCGCTTCCAAGAACCTCCGCTCCGCTCTGCTCGCGATCCTGCCCTGCGCCATCGCGGCTCCCGCTCTCGCGGCTTCGCCCGTCACCTATGTCTCGGCGAGTGGCTCCGACTCCGGCGGCTGCGCGACCGCCGCCTCCGCTTGCCGCACCTTCGCTTATGCGATCGGCCAGACCTCCGCGGGTGGCGACATGAAGGCGATCGACGCCGGCGACTTCGGCCCCTTCACCATCAACAAGGCGATCTCCGTCACCGGCGCGCCCGGCGCCAGCGCCGGCCAGAGCGGCCCCTTCGACGTGATCACCGTCGCCGCCGCCGTGACCGACTCCGTCAACATCAGCGGCCTCGTCATCCAGGGCCTGAACAACACCGGCTACATCGGCGTGAAGGTCAACTCCGCTGGCCTCGTGACGATCAAGAACTGCCATCTGCGCAATCTCAAGGGCAATGGCGTCTTCATCCAGGCGTCCGGCGCCGTCGGCGGCAAGGTGCGCTATCTGATCGAGGACACGACGATCGCCAAGGTGGCCGGCCACGGCATCTCGCTCAGCGCCATCAACAATGTGGCCGACGGCGTCATCAATCGCGTGTCGATCTCGGGCGCCGGATCCGCCGGCATCGCCTCGGAGAAGTTCAGCTATGGCGACGTGACCGACACGACCGTCGTTAACAGCGGCGTCGGCTTCAAGGCCGGATCCGACGGCTGGATCCAGCTCGCCCGCTCCACCGCCACGGCGAACAACACCGGCCTCCTCATCGATCCGAACGCCTATGGGGTGTTCAGCTTCGGCAATAATCTCATCTACCACAACGGCTCGAACATCTCCGGCGGCGTCCCCACCGTGCTGCAACTCAAGTGA
- the fae gene encoding formaldehyde-activating enzyme has product MALINKLLVGESLVGEGNEVAHIDLLMGPRGSAAETAFANALVNNKDGFTTLLAVVAPNLPCKPNTILFNKVTIKNAKQAVQMFGPAQAGVAKAVADSVAEGVIPLAEADDIFICVGVFIHWEANDDKKIQEFNYTATKESIARAIKGEPKAAEVVEKRNEVKHPFGA; this is encoded by the coding sequence ATGGCCCTGATCAACAAGCTCCTGGTCGGCGAGTCGCTCGTCGGCGAAGGCAACGAAGTCGCCCACATCGACCTGCTGATGGGACCGCGCGGCAGCGCCGCCGAGACGGCTTTCGCCAACGCCCTCGTCAACAACAAGGACGGCTTCACGACCCTGCTCGCGGTCGTGGCCCCGAACCTGCCCTGCAAGCCGAACACGATCCTGTTCAACAAGGTGACGATCAAGAACGCCAAGCAGGCCGTTCAGATGTTCGGCCCGGCGCAGGCCGGCGTCGCCAAGGCCGTCGCCGATTCGGTCGCCGAGGGCGTGATCCCGCTCGCCGAGGCCGACGACATCTTCATCTGCGTCGGCGTGTTCATCCACTGGGAAGCCAACGACGACAAGAAGATCCAGGAATTCAACTATACGGCGACGAAGGAGTCGATCGCGCGCGCCATCAAGGGCGAGCCGAAGGCCGCCGAGGTCGTCGAGAAGCGCAACGAAGTGAAGCATCCTTTCGGCGCCTGA
- a CDS encoding GNAT family N-acetyltransferase produces the protein MTALEWEEVSLGKIHDRNAFHCGEDHLDTYLKRYARQNHESGGAKCFVAAARDAPTRVLGFYTLSPASIEFARAPAVATRGLGRYEVPVYRLGRLAVDRSVQGRGLGGRLLLRAAERCMAVAQQVGGVALLIDAKTEMVAEWYENYGALRLLDAPRSLILPFAVVAEAVRQGER, from the coding sequence ATGACGGCGCTGGAGTGGGAAGAAGTTTCGCTCGGCAAGATCCACGACCGCAACGCATTCCACTGCGGCGAGGATCATCTCGATACCTATTTGAAACGCTACGCGCGCCAAAACCATGAAAGCGGCGGCGCGAAATGCTTCGTTGCGGCGGCGCGCGACGCCCCCACGCGCGTTCTCGGCTTCTATACACTGAGCCCCGCGTCGATCGAATTTGCGCGCGCCCCTGCCGTTGCGACGCGCGGCCTCGGTCGCTACGAGGTCCCGGTGTATCGGCTCGGCCGCTTGGCCGTCGATCGCAGCGTGCAAGGCCGGGGGCTCGGCGGCCGCCTGCTGCTGCGCGCCGCGGAACGCTGCATGGCCGTCGCGCAGCAAGTCGGCGGCGTGGCTCTGCTGATCGACGCCAAGACCGAAATGGTCGCGGAATGGTACGAAAACTACGGGGCACTACGTCTCCTCGATGCGCCGCGCTCGCTCATCCTGCCCTTCGCCGTGGTGGCCGAAGCGGTGAGGCAAGGGGAGCGATGA
- a CDS encoding RimK family alpha-L-glutamate ligase, producing the protein MPAPLTKNCSTPLSADPARPTAGAPHIAIFTDELDWHVERLRKGFARHGARATPVRLSSCKIDTTRAHGLAIPGFHGRLPDAAVVRAIGDGSLEAITLRLGVLHALGALGVPLVNSARAIERCTDKSTASFLLAQARIPTPATFVAGSRAEALRIMRNEAPRGPLVVKPLFGAQGWGLKLLHREEDLPTEEEARGVFYLQRFVPPRDVWYEDMRILVSHGEAIGAMRRRSRRWITNVRQGAKPMACEPTPRERELALRASAALGADFSGVDIISGADGLPMVLEVNSMAGWSGLQSVTPFPIAERVAGDILRAITARRAHG; encoded by the coding sequence GTGCCGGCGCCATTGACGAAAAACTGCTCGACGCCTCTTTCGGCTGACCCCGCGCGCCCCACTGCGGGCGCGCCGCATATCGCGATCTTCACCGACGAGCTCGACTGGCATGTCGAGCGCTTGCGCAAGGGTTTCGCGCGCCATGGCGCGCGCGCGACGCCGGTGCGTCTCTCGTCCTGCAAGATCGACACGACGCGCGCGCACGGCCTCGCCATTCCGGGCTTCCACGGGAGGCTGCCGGACGCCGCCGTCGTGCGCGCGATCGGCGACGGCTCGCTGGAGGCGATCACGTTGCGGCTCGGCGTGCTGCATGCGCTCGGCGCGCTCGGCGTTCCGCTCGTCAACAGCGCGCGCGCCATCGAGCGCTGCACCGATAAATCCACCGCGAGCTTCCTGCTCGCGCAGGCGCGCATTCCGACGCCCGCGACCTTCGTCGCCGGCTCGCGCGCGGAAGCGCTGCGCATCATGCGCAATGAGGCGCCGCGTGGGCCGCTGGTGGTCAAGCCGCTGTTCGGCGCGCAGGGCTGGGGCCTGAAGCTGCTGCATCGCGAGGAGGATCTGCCGACGGAGGAGGAAGCGCGCGGCGTGTTCTATCTGCAGCGCTTCGTGCCGCCGCGCGATGTCTGGTACGAGGACATGCGCATTCTCGTCTCGCATGGCGAGGCGATCGGCGCGATGCGGCGACGTTCGCGGCGCTGGATCACCAATGTGCGCCAGGGCGCGAAGCCGATGGCCTGCGAGCCGACGCCGCGCGAGCGCGAGCTCGCTCTGCGCGCCTCCGCCGCGCTCGGCGCCGATTTTTCCGGCGTCGACATCATCAGCGGCGCCGATGGTCTGCCGATGGTGCTCGAGGTCAACAGCATGGCGGGCTGGAGCGGTTTGCAGAGCGTCACGCCCTTCCCCATCGCCGAGCGCGTCGCCGGCGATATTTTGAGGGCGATCACGGCGCGCCGTGCGCATGGTTGA
- the mch gene encoding methenyltetrahydromethanopterin cyclohydrolase → MTGTLDKTGRATASVNLLAGEIVDRLAAGAERYRVAVSRGSLGELLIDAGAKVAGGVDAGLLLTEICLGGLGKVTLAPAPGQTNWPFWLTVTSNDPVVACLASQYAGWSLSHEKFFALGSGPGRSLARKEPLFQELPYEDSASRATIVLEAGAPPPEPVVAKVAESCGVSPDKLAFIYAPTQSLAGSVQVVGRVLEVALHKAHELKFPLEHIVDGIATAPLSPPHPDFVTAMGRTNDAIIYSGRAHLFVRGSAEAAKALAEKLPSSNSRDYGRPFAEIFKAYKGDFYKIDPSLFSPAEAIVTAVETGETFRAGAIDEKLLDASFG, encoded by the coding sequence GTGACGGGAACTCTCGATAAGACCGGCCGGGCGACGGCCAGCGTCAATCTGCTGGCGGGCGAGATCGTCGATCGGCTCGCCGCCGGCGCCGAGCGCTATCGGGTCGCCGTCTCGCGCGGCAGCCTCGGCGAACTGCTCATCGACGCCGGCGCCAAGGTCGCAGGCGGCGTCGACGCCGGCCTTCTGCTCACGGAGATCTGCCTCGGCGGCCTCGGCAAGGTCACGCTCGCTCCCGCTCCGGGCCAAACCAACTGGCCGTTCTGGCTCACCGTCACCAGCAACGATCCGGTCGTGGCGTGTCTCGCCAGCCAATATGCCGGCTGGAGCCTCTCCCACGAAAAATTCTTCGCGCTCGGCTCCGGCCCCGGCCGCTCGCTCGCCCGCAAGGAGCCGCTGTTCCAGGAGCTGCCTTACGAAGATTCCGCGAGCCGCGCGACCATCGTGCTCGAGGCCGGCGCCCCGCCGCCGGAGCCCGTCGTCGCCAAGGTCGCCGAGAGCTGCGGCGTGTCGCCGGACAAGCTCGCTTTTATCTATGCGCCGACGCAGAGCCTCGCCGGCAGCGTGCAGGTGGTCGGCCGCGTGCTCGAGGTGGCGCTGCACAAGGCGCATGAGCTGAAGTTTCCGCTCGAGCATATCGTCGACGGCATCGCCACGGCGCCTTTGTCGCCGCCGCATCCCGATTTCGTTACGGCCATGGGCCGCACCAATGACGCGATCATCTATTCCGGCCGCGCTCATCTCTTCGTGCGCGGCTCGGCCGAGGCGGCGAAGGCGCTCGCGGAAAAGCTGCCGAGCTCCAACTCGCGGGATTATGGTCGGCCTTTCGCGGAGATTTTCAAAGCGTATAAGGGCGACTTCTACAAGATCGACCCGAGCCTGTTCTCGCCCGCCGAGGCGATCGTGACGGCGGTCGAGACAGGCGAGACGTTCCGTGCCGGCGCCATTGACGAAAAACTGCTCGACGCCTCTTTCGGCTGA
- a CDS encoding alpha/beta hydrolase family protein → MTNPLRALALAASLFLLPAGLASPGAAAPRNGPVRLSSGVSYELIAHWDVKRLDHILDADTPKFAGVKVSYTPARNAVSLYRITYSSVIPEKGNQPTIASGLLAVPDTKATSLPLLSYQHGTIYGRHEVPSFPEESPETQLMIAQFAGQGYAVIGADYFGLGVSQEPEGYLVKASHQQACYDLLVASRSVLEHLKLNSEKLFLSGWSQGGFVTMAFLEKLESAGVPVAAAATASAPLDLFAAMEGFLVYPRPNDAVWLNSIFILSAFSYENYYGVPGLARSLFAEDSYDIAQKAYERQPIDPAAVPTDLRKLIRPAYFDPHYFAASSFGRLIAATQAYRWVIKSPVRNYYGEADEAITQGVGRMAMTYAQAMGRGNPLVEAVSTGPTSHRGTFATATPRWKEWFDGK, encoded by the coding sequence ATGACGAACCCGCTCCGCGCCCTGGCGCTCGCCGCTTCCCTGTTCCTCTTGCCGGCGGGGCTCGCCTCGCCGGGCGCAGCCGCGCCGCGCAACGGCCCGGTTCGCCTCTCCTCCGGCGTGAGCTATGAGCTCATCGCACATTGGGACGTGAAGCGGCTCGATCATATTCTCGACGCCGACACGCCGAAATTCGCCGGCGTGAAGGTGAGCTACACGCCGGCGCGCAACGCCGTGTCGCTCTATCGCATCACCTATTCCTCGGTCATTCCGGAGAAGGGCAATCAGCCGACCATCGCCTCCGGCCTGCTCGCCGTGCCCGACACGAAAGCGACGAGCCTGCCGCTTCTGTCCTATCAGCACGGCACCATCTACGGGCGCCACGAGGTCCCCTCCTTCCCCGAGGAGTCGCCCGAGACGCAGCTGATGATCGCGCAATTCGCCGGCCAGGGCTATGCGGTGATCGGCGCCGATTACTTCGGCCTCGGCGTCTCGCAGGAGCCGGAAGGTTATCTGGTGAAGGCGAGCCATCAGCAGGCCTGCTATGATCTGCTCGTCGCCAGCCGCAGCGTGCTCGAGCATCTGAAGCTGAACAGTGAAAAGCTGTTCCTCTCCGGCTGGTCGCAGGGCGGCTTCGTCACCATGGCCTTTCTGGAGAAGCTCGAGAGCGCCGGCGTTCCCGTCGCGGCGGCGGCGACGGCCAGCGCGCCGCTCGATCTCTTCGCCGCCATGGAAGGCTTTCTCGTCTACCCGCGCCCGAACGACGCCGTCTGGCTGAACAGCATCTTCATCCTCTCGGCCTTCTCCTACGAGAACTACTATGGCGTTCCGGGCCTCGCCCGCTCGCTGTTCGCCGAGGACTCTTACGACATTGCGCAAAAGGCCTATGAGCGTCAGCCGATCGATCCCGCGGCGGTTCCGACCGATCTGCGCAAATTGATCCGCCCGGCCTATTTCGACCCGCATTATTTCGCCGCCTCCTCCTTCGGCCGGCTGATCGCCGCGACGCAGGCCTATCGATGGGTGATCAAGTCGCCCGTGCGCAATTATTACGGCGAGGCCGACGAAGCCATTACCCAAGGCGTCGGCCGCATGGCGATGACCTATGCGCAGGCGATGGGGCGCGGAAACCCGCTGGTCGAAGCGGTGTCGACCGGCCCGACCAGCCATCGCGGCACATTCGCGACGGCGACGCCGCGCTGGAAGGAGTGGTTCGACGGGAAGTGA
- the fae gene encoding formaldehyde-activating enzyme, with protein MASILDKILGALFPKAAGAATPKVMVGESLVGEGNEVAHIDLLMGPRGSSAETAFANALVNNKDGFTTLLAVVAPNLLVKPYTILFNKVTIKNAKQAVQMFGPAQYGVAKAVADSVAEGVIPMAQADDLFISVGVFIHWEANDDQKIQDFNYRATKEAIARAMAGDPTASRVLSERVTAKHPFAAAD; from the coding sequence ATGGCCTCGATACTGGACAAGATTCTCGGCGCCTTGTTTCCCAAGGCCGCGGGCGCGGCCACGCCGAAGGTGATGGTCGGCGAGTCGCTGGTCGGCGAGGGCAATGAGGTCGCGCATATCGATCTGCTGATGGGTCCGCGCGGCAGCTCGGCCGAGACCGCATTCGCCAACGCCCTCGTCAACAACAAGGACGGCTTCACCACCCTGCTCGCCGTCGTCGCGCCGAACCTGCTCGTGAAGCCCTACACGATCCTGTTCAACAAGGTGACGATCAAGAACGCCAAGCAGGCGGTGCAGATGTTCGGCCCGGCGCAGTACGGCGTCGCCAAGGCCGTCGCCGACAGCGTCGCGGAAGGCGTGATCCCGATGGCGCAGGCCGACGACCTCTTCATCTCGGTCGGCGTGTTCATTCATTGGGAAGCCAATGACGACCAGAAGATTCAGGACTTCAACTATCGCGCGACGAAGGAAGCGATCGCCCGCGCGATGGCCGGCGATCCGACCGCCTCTCGCGTGCTCTCCGAGCGCGTCACGGCCAAGCATCCCTTCGCCGCCGCCGACTGA
- a CDS encoding HisA/HisF-related TIM barrel protein, producing MQIIPVIDLKGGRVVRAVRGERADYAPIVSPLAASSAARDVVAGFFRLFDFPILYVADLDAIEGRPGHGETLAALAHAFPQIALWVDDGSADANRIAALCAAGVRPVIGSESLPAGDAPRIDAEAVLSLDFRGGRFLGPPALLDDVRLWPRDVIAMTLARVGSFEGPDVELISRLSRVAEGRRLFAAGGVRDAYDLDRLAEAGAAGALVASALHDGRLSVADLRRFAGL from the coding sequence ATGCAGATCATTCCGGTCATCGATCTGAAGGGCGGACGCGTGGTGCGCGCTGTTCGCGGCGAGCGCGCCGACTATGCGCCCATCGTCTCGCCACTCGCCGCCTCGAGCGCGGCGCGGGATGTCGTCGCAGGATTTTTCCGCCTGTTCGATTTTCCGATTCTCTATGTCGCCGATCTCGACGCGATCGAGGGCCGCCCCGGCCATGGCGAGACGCTCGCAGCGCTCGCGCACGCTTTTCCGCAGATCGCCTTGTGGGTCGACGACGGCTCCGCAGATGCGAATCGAATCGCGGCGCTGTGCGCGGCGGGCGTCCGGCCGGTGATCGGCAGCGAGAGTCTTCCCGCGGGCGACGCGCCGCGCATCGATGCGGAGGCCGTTCTCTCGCTCGATTTCCGCGGCGGCCGCTTTCTCGGGCCGCCCGCGCTATTGGACGATGTGCGCCTGTGGCCGCGTGATGTCATCGCCATGACTCTGGCGCGCGTCGGCTCTTTCGAAGGCCCCGATGTCGAGCTGATCTCGCGCTTGTCGCGCGTGGCGGAGGGGCGCCGTCTCTTCGCGGCGGGCGGCGTGCGCGATGCGTATGATCTCGACCGGCTCGCCGAGGCCGGCGCCGCGGGCGCTCTCGTCGCTTCGGCGCTGCACGACGGGCGTTTGTCGGTTGCGGATTTGCGCCGTTTTGCCGGGCTTTGA
- the panB gene encoding 3-methyl-2-oxobutanoate hydroxymethyltransferase: MSRADEFRLMKARGEKLVVLTAYDAPTARAEVEAGVDIIMVGDSVGTNVLGYASEREVTLADMAHHIAAVRRGAPGAYIIGDLPFATYETAGEARESAARLAAAGADCVKFEGARPQIVRALKDAGHDVCCHIGLESQHQAGKRRQGQTAAAAARLLADALALDEAGQDFIVLELIPRELAARITQALRASTIGIGAGAQCDGQVLVVHDLAALGTRDFKHNRRYGEIGAALRGAVAAYARDVREGRFPAEEHGFSLAPDELAAFEKGLS, from the coding sequence ATGTCCAGAGCCGATGAATTCCGTCTGATGAAAGCGCGCGGCGAAAAGCTCGTCGTGCTCACCGCCTATGACGCGCCGACCGCGCGCGCCGAGGTCGAGGCCGGCGTCGACATCATCATGGTCGGCGACAGCGTCGGCACCAATGTGCTCGGCTACGCCAGCGAGCGCGAGGTGACGCTCGCCGATATGGCGCATCACATCGCCGCCGTGCGCCGCGGCGCGCCCGGCGCCTATATCATCGGCGATCTTCCCTTCGCGACCTATGAGACGGCGGGAGAGGCGCGAGAGAGCGCCGCGCGGCTCGCCGCCGCCGGCGCCGATTGCGTGAAATTCGAAGGCGCGCGGCCTCAGATCGTGCGGGCGCTGAAAGACGCGGGGCATGACGTCTGCTGCCATATCGGGCTCGAATCGCAGCATCAGGCGGGCAAGCGCCGGCAGGGCCAGACCGCCGCCGCCGCCGCGCGGCTCCTCGCCGACGCGCTGGCGCTCGATGAAGCGGGACAGGATTTCATCGTGCTGGAGCTGATCCCGCGCGAGCTTGCCGCCCGCATCACCCAAGCGCTGCGCGCGTCGACCATCGGCATCGGCGCGGGCGCGCAATGCGACGGGCAGGTGCTGGTGGTGCATGATCTCGCGGCGCTCGGAACGCGCGACTTCAAGCATAATCGCCGCTATGGCGAGATCGGCGCAGCGCTGCGCGGCGCCGTCGCCGCTTATGCCCGCGATGTGCGCGAGGGGCGCTTTCCGGCCGAGGAGCACGGCTTCTCGCTGGCGCCCGACGAGCTCGCCGCCTTCGAGAAGGGGCTCTCATGA
- a CDS encoding DUF1778 domain-containing protein, translated as MPREHAETGRVELRLKPEDKAVLARAAALERLDLTSFILRAALPRAQDVIAQSERLKLSERDSLRVLDLLENPPAPTERLTRAAKGGFVLE; from the coding sequence ATGCCCCGCGAACATGCCGAAACTGGCCGGGTCGAGCTGCGGCTGAAGCCGGAGGACAAGGCTGTGCTGGCGCGCGCGGCCGCGCTCGAGCGGCTCGATCTGACCAGCTTCATCCTGCGCGCCGCGCTGCCGCGCGCGCAGGATGTCATCGCGCAGTCCGAGAGGCTGAAGCTGTCCGAGCGCGATTCCCTGCGCGTGCTCGACCTCTTGGAAAACCCCCCGGCCCCCACGGAGCGACTGACGCGCGCGGCGAAGGGCGGCTTCGTGCTCGAATGA
- a CDS encoding ATP-binding cassette domain-containing protein, whose translation MIRLDEVSKSYGGALAVDRVTLTFEAGRTTALIGSSGSGKSTLLSLIVGLEPPDAGTIEIESHLLSQKSAPHLRRLMGYVIQDGGLFPHLTARRNIELMAREDGWSAERRAARLDELCRLTRLCGVALDRYPAELSGGQRQRVSLMRALMLDPDILLMDEPLGALDPLIRADLQDDLAAIFERLRKTVVIVTHDLSEAAFFAERIVLMNHGRIVQTGRFADLVERPADAFVTRFVRASTRRLTATPSDAGPS comes from the coding sequence ATGATCCGATTGGACGAGGTCAGCAAATCCTATGGCGGCGCCCTCGCTGTCGATCGGGTCACGCTGACCTTCGAAGCCGGCCGCACGACGGCGCTGATAGGCTCCTCGGGATCGGGCAAATCCACGCTGCTGTCGCTCATCGTCGGGCTCGAGCCGCCGGACGCCGGAACCATCGAGATCGAGAGCCATCTGCTCTCGCAGAAATCGGCGCCGCATCTGCGCCGGCTGATGGGCTATGTGATCCAGGACGGCGGTCTGTTCCCGCATCTCACCGCGCGGCGCAATATCGAGCTGATGGCGCGCGAGGACGGCTGGTCGGCCGAGCGCCGCGCGGCGCGGCTCGACGAGCTCTGCCGGCTCACGCGTCTTTGCGGCGTCGCGCTCGATCGCTACCCGGCCGAGCTCTCCGGCGGCCAGCGCCAGCGCGTCTCCCTGATGCGCGCGCTGATGCTCGATCCCGACATTCTGCTGATGGACGAGCCTCTGGGCGCGCTCGATCCGCTGATTCGCGCCGATCTGCAGGACGATCTCGCCGCCATCTTCGAGCGGCTGCGCAAGACCGTCGTCATCGTCACGCATGACCTGTCCGAAGCCGCCTTCTTCGCCGAGCGAATCGTGCTGATGAATCACGGCCGCATCGTGCAGACGGGCCGCTTCGCCGATCTCGTCGAGCGGCCGGCGGATGCGTTTGTGACGCGCTTCGTGCGCGCGAGCACGCGGCGGCTCACCGCTACGCCGAGCGATGCGGGGCCGTCGTGA